In the genome of Thermodesulfobacteriota bacterium, one region contains:
- a CDS encoding head-tail joining protein, whose product MAFTEDIDTFFNTDDFAVAATYTPLVGLPSTVNGIFDDEYFDEVGGSVGIEGSQPRFTCKLEDIAAVEQGDALTVSGVSYEIVNVQKDGTGIVVLVLEEQ is encoded by the coding sequence ATGGCCTTTACCGAAGACATCGACACTTTTTTCAACACCGATGATTTTGCCGTGGCGGCGACCTATACCCCGCTTGTCGGCCTGCCTTCCACCGTAAACGGCATATTCGACGATGAGTATTTTGACGAGGTCGGCGGCTCGGTGGGCATTGAAGGATCGCAGCCGAGATTTACCTGCAAACTGGAAGATATTGCCGCCGTTGAACAGGGTGACGCTTTGACCGTTTCCGGTGTATCATACGAGATCGTTAATGTGCAAAAGGACGGCACCGGCATTGTGGTTTTGGTATTAGAGGAACAGTAA